The DNA window GGATCAGGAAGACCGACAGGCTGATGAACTGGTTGCTGCGGAGCCCGATGCTCTCCGAAGCGAACCCGGCATCCCGCAGGAGCGAAAGGATCTCCCTCCCCATCTGGGGGATGGCGGCGATGCCGACGGCCCCTCCGGTCAGCGACTCCCAGTTGACGAAAAGGACCCGGACCACCTCCCCGAACCCGAGCGTCGCGATGGCCAGGTACACTCCCGTGAGGCGCAGGGAGGGGATGCCGACGGCGACCCCGGCAAGCGCCGCCAGGACGGAGCCCGCCGCGATCCCCGCGGGCATCGGGAAGCCGTGGCGTGTCGTCAGGATGGCCGTCGCGTACGCGCCGATGCTCATGAACCCGGCGTTCCCTAGGGAGAGCTGTCCCGTGGAGAGGGTGACATAGATGCTCACCCCCAGCAGGGTGTTGATGAGGACGAAGGAGGCGACCTGCAGGTGGTAGGGGTTCAGCCAGTCGCCGGGCATGGCCTACCGACGGGCCCCCGGCACCGCCTGCCCGAACAGCCCCCGGGGCCGGAGGAGGAGCACCACGATGATCGTGAGGAAGGCGATGGCGTCGCGGTACCCGGAACTTCCGTAGGCGACGACGAACGTTTCGGAAAGACCCAGGATGAGCCCCCCGGCCATCGCGCCCGCCACGCTCCCCATCCCCCCGAAGATGATGATCGCCAGCCCTTTCAGACCCATCGAGAGCCCGATCTGGTTGTTGATGTAGTTGAAGGCCATCCCGACCAGCACGCCGGCGATTCCGCCCATCGCGGAAGCGATGACGACCGTGGCCGTGATGATCCGGTTCGTGTCGACCCCGAGAAGCCCCGCCGTCTCCAGGCTTTCCGCCGTGGCCCGAAGCCCTTTGCCGGTGCGGGTCCGGGAAAGCCACAGGGAGAGCCCCCCCATGAGGATGATCGCGACGCCCAGGATGACGACCTGTACGAGATATACGGTCGTCGACCCGATCGAGAAGCGGATGTCGGCGAAGGAGGTCTCGAACAGCTGGTTCCCGGCCCCGAAGATGTGGTGGGCGAGGTTCTCGAGGAGGATGGAGACGCCGATCGTGCTGATGAGGGGCGCCAGCGGGGAAACCCCCGTCCGCCCCCGCAGGGGGCGCAGGGCGATCCGTTCCAGCAGGTACCCGAGCGCCGCGGTGACCGCCACCGCCCCCAGGAAGGCGGCCGCAAGCGGAGCGTTCATCTTCGTCACGATCACCATCCCGATGAACGCGCCGAACATGAAGATCTCGCCGTGGGCCATGTTGATGATGTCGAGCACGCCGAAGACGAGGGTGTATCCCAGGGCGACGATGGCGTAGATGCTCCCCAGAGTGACGCCGTTGATCAGTTGCTCGACAAACACGATATGCCCTTGCCCGCTCCTCCCCGATCAGCGGAAGAGCTGGAACTTCCCGTTCCGGATGATGAGCACGGCGGGTTCCATGACAACGTCGCGCTCCTCGTCGAAGGAAAACATCCCGAGGACACCGGGGAAGTTCCGGATCCCCGCGAGGGCGTCGCGCAGCGCTGCCCGGTCGGCCTTGCCCGCTTTCCGCAGGCCTTCCGCCATGAGGAAGAGCCCGTCGTACGCCTGGGCGGCGAACTGGTCCGGCTTCTTCCCGTATCGTTTCTCGTATTGGGCGACGAACGCCTTCACCTTCGGGTCGTCCTTTTCGCCGAACCACGGGGTGGCCACCACGAGCCCCTCCGCGGCGTCTTTCGCGATTTCGATCACCTTGGGGGAGTTGAAGCCGTTCCCCCCCACGAAGGGGACCGTGATCCCCATCTTCCTCGCCTGGGAGAGGATGACCCCGCCCTCCTCGTACAGGGCGGAACAGAAGATCGCGTCGGGGGCGAGGTTCTTGATCTTCGTCAGCTGCGCCTTGTAGTCCGCCTGCCCTTTCTGGAACGTCTCGATCGTCAGAATGTTGAGCTTCAGGTCCTCCGCCACCTTCTTCATCGTGTCGAACCCCGATTTCGTGAAGACATCGTCGTTTCCGTAGAAGAGGGCGACCTTCCGGATTCGGTATGTTTTAACCGCCTTGCCGATGGAGGCGGGAATGGCCAGCGCCTCCGGGAGGGAGTTCCGGAAGACGAACTTCCCGATCTGGGTGATCCCCTGGGCCGTCGTCGATGTCCCCATGATGGGCACCCCGCTGGCATTGGCCTCAGGCCCCACGACCTTCATCTCCGTGCTCAGCGTCGGCCCCAGGATCGCGACCACCCGGTCGGAGTTAATGAGCTTCTGCGCCGCGGACAGGGCTTGTTCCTGCTTCCCGGAGGAGTCCTCGATGGCCAGGTCGATCCGCACGCCTCCCCGGGCGTTGATCTCCTCCTGCGCGAGGCGGAAACCCTGGGTGATCGCCTCCCCGTACGCCGCGCCGGGTCCGGTGAGGATCGAGATCACCCCGATCTTCGCGTGGACCGCGGGGCCCTTTCCTTCCCCCGCGTACCCGTTCGCTCCCCGGAAAACGAGGGCGAAAGCGACCGCGAAGACCAAACCGGCCAGCCTGACCTTCCTGTGCATGGGGAACCTCCCGAAATGGTTTGCTCTGGTGCCCGGGGGGGGGAATCGAACCCCCACGGCCTGAAAAGCCTTCGTATATCACATCGGTCGGGAAGAGGATATCAGGGGCGGGATGCAAAAGGCAACGGTCCCTCGAATCGGTGGGATGCGGGGGAATATTCTTGACAATATTTACCTTTTTTTATATTTCTTCCCTTACAAGCAACATGGACCAAACCCGCCGACCAACCCCTGAAAATCGGAAGAAGAAAGGAGGTGGCGGGAAAGAGGCTGCGAACGGGAGAGCGTCTCTTGAGGGAGGAAAGTTGCGGGAAATTCACAGGTTAGGGGGTGTTCCATGAGGGATGACAAGGGAAAGAAAAATCGCGGGGAGGGGATAGACCGGCGGAAGTTCCTGCAATATGTGGGCGCAACGGGTGCCGGCTTCGCTCTGAGCGATATCGCCGTATCGAAGGCCCGGGCCGTGGACATCAAGAGGCTGGATTCGACGGGAAAGGTCCATATCCTCGGATGCAATGAAATGACCTCCACGCACGGATATTGGGACAATTCCACAAAACCGGTCTTGAACATCCAATCGGGCGATACCGTTCACGTGGAAACCGGGATGCACCTCATGGGGAAGATGGTGCCCGGGGCTACCATCGAGGACTGGATGAGCTGGTACAAGGAGGTCCTCGACCAGACCGCGGAAACGTATTTCTATCCGGATGAAACGACGGGTGCGCAGAAGACGAGAAAGGGCGCCGGACACCATCATCTGACCGGCCCGATCCATATCGAGGGCGCCGAACCGGGCGACATCCTCCAGATCGAAATCCTCGACATCGATCCCGGCGCTTACGGTTTCAACCTGAACCCGACCACGTCCTTCGTGAAGCTCGGGGTCCTCGCGGATGAATTTCCGGAGGGGAAAGTCCGGTGGTATTCCGTCAATCGGCGCGATATGACCTACGAATTTATGCCGGGGATCCAGGTTCCCGTCCGGCCGTTCCCGGGAACCATCGGCGTGGAATTGCCGGAAACGGGGATGTGGAGCAACGTTCCCCCCGGAAGGCATGGCGGCAACCTGGACAACAAGGATCTGGTCGCCGGGACCGTCCTGTATCTTCCGGTGTGGAACAAGGGGGCAGGGTTCAAAACGGGGGATGCCCACCTCGCCCAAGGGCACGGAGAGGTGAACCTGAATGCCCTGGAGGGGGCTTTCAAGAACATCACGTTGA is part of the Candidatus Deferrimicrobiaceae bacterium genome and encodes:
- a CDS encoding branched-chain amino acid ABC transporter permease; translated protein: MPGDWLNPYHLQVASFVLINTLLGVSIYVTLSTGQLSLGNAGFMSIGAYATAILTTRHGFPMPAGIAAGSVLAALAGVAVGIPSLRLTGVYLAIATLGFGEVVRVLFVNWESLTGGAVGIAAIPQMGREILSLLRDAGFASESIGLRSNQFISLSVFLILLAATLGVIWFFVRLGSSRIGRAYAAVRMDEKAAEAAGINTTYYKVLAFTQGAMLSGFAGALFAHATSYISPADFTYHRAVEILVFAVFGGSEHLFGPVFGAMFLTSLPEFLRTVSDYRYIVYGILLVAMMVFRPQGLIDPPLVNRIAGKKAAGGS
- a CDS encoding branched-chain amino acid ABC transporter permease codes for the protein MFVEQLINGVTLGSIYAIVALGYTLVFGVLDIINMAHGEIFMFGAFIGMVIVTKMNAPLAAAFLGAVAVTAALGYLLERIALRPLRGRTGVSPLAPLISTIGVSILLENLAHHIFGAGNQLFETSFADIRFSIGSTTVYLVQVVILGVAIILMGGLSLWLSRTRTGKGLRATAESLETAGLLGVDTNRIITATVVIASAMGGIAGVLVGMAFNYINNQIGLSMGLKGLAIIIFGGMGSVAGAMAGGLILGLSETFVVAYGSSGYRDAIAFLTIIVVLLLRPRGLFGQAVPGARR
- a CDS encoding ABC transporter substrate-binding protein; this encodes MHRKVRLAGLVFAVAFALVFRGANGYAGEGKGPAVHAKIGVISILTGPGAAYGEAITQGFRLAQEEINARGGVRIDLAIEDSSGKQEQALSAAQKLINSDRVVAILGPTLSTEMKVVGPEANASGVPIMGTSTTAQGITQIGKFVFRNSLPEALAIPASIGKAVKTYRIRKVALFYGNDDVFTKSGFDTMKKVAEDLKLNILTIETFQKGQADYKAQLTKIKNLAPDAIFCSALYEEGGVILSQARKMGITVPFVGGNGFNSPKVIEIAKDAAEGLVVATPWFGEKDDPKVKAFVAQYEKRYGKKPDQFAAQAYDGLFLMAEGLRKAGKADRAALRDALAGIRNFPGVLGMFSFDEERDVVMEPAVLIIRNGKFQLFR
- a CDS encoding acetamidase/formamidase family protein, with the translated sequence MRDDKGKKNRGEGIDRRKFLQYVGATGAGFALSDIAVSKARAVDIKRLDSTGKVHILGCNEMTSTHGYWDNSTKPVLNIQSGDTVHVETGMHLMGKMVPGATIEDWMSWYKEVLDQTAETYFYPDETTGAQKTRKGAGHHHLTGPIHIEGAEPGDILQIEILDIDPGAYGFNLNPTTSFVKLGVLADEFPEGKVRWYSVNRRDMTYEFMPGIQVPVRPFPGTIGVELPETGMWSNVPPGRHGGNLDNKDLVAGTVLYLPVWNKGAGFKTGDAHLAQGHGEVNLNALEGAFKNITLRFTARKDLKKLVDWPMASSPTHWIMMGFHTDLYKSCQMAVKQAIKFLNNHYGIPELEGYAFCSQAVDLHVTQLVDYTKGIHAMIPKDCFFGKQYAGKNTLLIPKQS